From the genome of Diabrotica virgifera virgifera chromosome 8, PGI_DIABVI_V3a:
CCTTTTCTATCCTTTAATGTAACTGGCCCTGCGTAATCTAATCCAGTTATGAAAAAAGGTTGTGATATATTAACACGATGTTCTGGCAAATCAGCCATAATCGTAGAACCAGGTTTGGGTTTAAACCGATAGCATCTAATGCAATTCCTTACAACTGTTTTAGCTAGGGACATTCCCGCAATTATCCAAAATTTTTGACGAACTGTCGCTAACAAGAGTTGTGGACCTGCATGTTGAAGTTGCACATGCTCATGTCTCAATATTAGTTTGCTTAAAACATGAATCTTATCTAATAGTAAGGGATGTTTCCCATCATAATTCCTAGAAGATTTTCTAAGACGTCCTCCTACTCTCAATAATCCAGTTTCATCTAGAAAAGGCGTTAAAGGTAATAATCTACTCTTTGACGAAAGGTCTTTACCGttatttaataatgaaatttcTTCAACAAAACTTTCTGTCTGAGCTAATCTAACAAGAAAAACCTCTGAATCAGTAAATTCGATTGCTGAAATCGGGCCATACCTTCTACTATTAGACTTTGACTTTGAATTATTAACAAATCTTCTACAATAAGCCATAATTCTAATTAATTTGTTCAGATTCGAGTATTTATAAAAAAGtgaattaaaatcattttttatagaAACTAATGCCTTAGATTTCTTTCTCATTTCAGGAAGGTCTGATATATCAAGTAAATCATAGAACTTAGTTTTATCAAAATCTGTTGATAAAAATTGAGGGCCATTAAACCAGAGCTTACAGTGAGCTAATTGGTCTGGCAAAATTCCTCTACTACCAATATCTGCAGGATTCTCAGACGAGCTAACATAATTCCAATTTTCAATTGTAGTACATCTTTGAATTTCTGCAACACGGTTTCCAACAAAAACTTGAAGGTTTGCAGGGTCATTATTGAGCCAATGCAAAACAATTTGTGAATCACACCAATAATATGGAGTGTACTGAAAAGTAACAGAATCTGAAACAGATTTCATAAGTTGGACCAATAATAAGCTACCACACAATTCTAATCGAGGAATAGTCAATATTTTGACTGGGGCGACCTTAGTCTTAGCACATAACAAATGAACATTTATAGAACCTTGTGAATCAATGCATCGAGTATAAATTGTTGCACAATATGCGTATTGTGAAGCATCACTAAATCCATGTAATTCTATTATTTTAGGTTTATTACTCAGAACGCACCGTGGAATTCTTAAATCATTTAAGTGACATAACTTAGACTGGAACTTTTTCCATTTATCACACAAATCAGAGGGGACTTCGGAATCCCAATCAAGTTTTAACGACCAAAGAGATTGAATCATAATTTTTACTAGGATTATACAACAACTGGCTAAACCTAAAGGATCATAAATTTTTGCGATTGCAGAAAGCATTGTGCGCTtcgttatttttgataaaagatCAGGGTTTTCAACATGAAAACTGAAAATATCTAACTTACTAGACCATTGAATACCAAGAGTTTTAATACACTCGTGATCTCCTAAATTAAGTACTTTTAAAGGATCGGAATAATCTTTAAAGTGATCTAATACCAATTGGCTGTTTGAAGACCATTTCCTTAAATTAAAACAAGCTGACTTCAATATTTTGACCACTTCATCACATCTTTTAATAGCTTCAGCCTCACTTGAAAATCCAGTAATGAGATCGTCAATATAAAAATCTCTCAGAATAATTTCACTTGCTTCAGGaaacttgattttattatcaaatgaCAATTGCTGGATACACCTAATGGCTAGATATGGCGCACTGGCCGTGCCATATGTTAcggtttttaaattataaattgaaATTGGCTGAGAAGGACTATTCCTCCAGACAATTGTTTGCATTCTTCTGTCATCGGGATGAACAAGTATCATCCTATACATTTTGCTGATGTCGGAAACAACAACAACTGCATGTTGTCTAAATCTAATCAAAATactcaaaatattattttgaattgctGGTCCTGAATATTGGATATCATTCAATGACTTCCCATTAGTCGATGGGGCAGAACCATTAAAAACAACACGGAGTTTGGTTGTCAGGCTTTCATTTTTGATAACACCATGATGtggtaaaaaataattaggtCCTGTGGTGCCTTCCGCATCTAAATTATAATCAATTGACATGTGATCTAAATCTAAATATTCTTTCATGAAAtttaaataaccatttttaagttCGGGACATTTCTTAAATCTATCCTCTAAATACAATAATCTTTTAACAGCTAATTGTTTAGAATCGCCTAGGACAGAAGGATGTTCCTTCCAGggaattttaacaataaattgaCCAGTTTCTGATCGAGAAAATGAATTCTTAAAATGATTTTCAACATAAACATCATCCTTTGAATAAGAAATATGAGACTTTGGCTCTTCAACAGACCAAAATTTCTCTAATTGTAAATCATCACTActaaatatttgtgaaaaatgACATCTAATATGATTTTTTGTTGGATATGGAACTTTACCAACCACAATATAACCAAAAACAGTATTTTGGAGGGAGGGTAAATTCTTTCCAAGATCTATGCGACCATCTAACATTATATCCCAAAACAAACTAGCATCAAGTAACATATCTACCTTACTGCTTACATTAAATGAATCATCTGCCAAAGTTATATTAGGGGGTATTgagaaatttgagacattaaaagtATAAGTTGGCAAATTCTCAGTAATCTGTTGCACCACTATGCAATGTAAATTTGActtaaaattgtttaatatagaaccaatttttaattgacattttttatttaaagatgaaaCGGAATTATTAATTTCTGAAACACAAATATTTGCTCTATTTGTGTCTAAATCGAGTTTACTTAGAAAATCCTCTGTAATAAAACATGATTGGCTCCCTGAATCTAGGATTACTCGTACGATATGAGTATTTCCGTATCTATCATATACTCTAACTTTAGCAGTACTCAACAGTACATAATCATTATTtgaacaattattttttaaaacaatctCATTTCTATTAACATTATTTTCTGAAGTATTAGTTGACAACTTAACTTTATTTGGTTCATTCTCGGAATCATTGTTCGGGTTGAAATTATTTGAACTGTTGTCTTTAACATGAATATCAGATGGTTTATTTTCATGTAAAAGAGAACTGTGTTTGGCTTTACATATCTTACAACCGAACGATTTACATTGTTTGTAGGAATGTCCGGTACATAAACAATTTCGGCATaaatttaattgttttattttatcccATCTTTGGGCTACTAAAAGTTTAAGAAATTCTTCACATAGGTAAATCAAAtgattttgtttacaaaaattacaacttCTGCTTTTACTAGTTAGCAGAGATCTAGAGCGTTTATCTTGGTAATTAGATTTATAATCCGGTTTTGTCACATTTCTTAACTCTATAGTTTCCAAAAAATCAGCACGATTCTTCAAGAATTCAAGAAATTCGTTTAAACTTGGCAAAGaattatctatttttcttttttcccaTTCCCTAGAACTAAATTTATCCAATTTACCACTTACCAAATACACCATAATAGCATCCCAATGTTCAGTCGGTAGTTGAAGTGATTTTAAAGCGAATAAATGCTTTTTAACTGAATCTATCATGCTTCTAAGACCTAATGCAgattctttatttaaatttt
Proteins encoded in this window:
- the LOC126890256 gene encoding uncharacterized protein LOC126890256 — protein: MPMKASDFRQLYRKRDIIEQRLNNFIKFIESMTNIAINDLSEDHFSQIELNTERTESLFTEFDEIQMSIELNCQDQDIQQEYAKRQRLDTIFSKSLSRARTMLKRKCSDLSSSQSKRLDISHEYSGLEGVKLPPIQLPVFHGDYLKWIEFKDTFEGLIHNNKVLADIQKYHYLRASLKGDALKIIQSLDFSAQNYNSAWQTLCNRFDNSRMLVNNHLKALFEIENLNKESALGLRSMIDSVKKHLFALKSLQLPTEHWDAIMVYLVSGKLDKFSSREWEKRKIDNSLPSLNEFLEFLKNRADFLETIELRNVTKPDYKSNYQDKRSRSLLTSKSRSCNFCKQNHLIYLCEEFLKLLVAQRWDKIKQLNLCRNCLCTGHSYKQCKSFGCKICKAKHSSLLHENKPSDIHVKDNSSNNFNPNNDSENEPNKVKLSTNTSENNVNRNEIVLKNNCSNNDYVLLSTAKVRVYDRYGNTHIVRVILDSGSQSCFITEDFLMFLINLGDLCLNGLGAVQGGEYGRKVLFIIG